One region of Armigeres subalbatus isolate Guangzhou_Male chromosome 3, GZ_Asu_2, whole genome shotgun sequence genomic DNA includes:
- the LOC134220328 gene encoding uncharacterized protein LOC134220328 produces MVTSKIILLGLVFCLTLSQSFQARGGNQALRKQFQLLALQKYASDRGIEPPSQNDTNPLATIKQRLQQKALSDYAQKLGLSTSTTATTATTESTSTAATTTSATTATTASTTAAATTTTSTTASTTTTTSTTAATNTSTAATNSTAEGK; encoded by the exons ATGGTtacatctaaaattattctTTTAGGACTTGTATTTTGTCTCACATTG AGTCAATCATTCCAAGCCAGAGGTGGGAATCAAGCTCTTCGTAAACAGTTTCAGCTTCTAGCTCTCCAGAAATACGCCTCGGACCGCGGTATTGAACCACCTTCTCAGAATGACACCAATCCGCTGGCTACTATCAAACAGCGACTGCAACAAAAAGCTTTAAGCGACTATGCTCAGAAGCTTGGGCTTTCCACGTCGACCACTGCCACAACAGCCACAACAGAGTCTACGTCAACTGCAGCAACAACTACCAGTGCGACAACGGCAACCACGGCATCAACTACTGCGGCAGCAACAACGACGACATCAACTACTGCGTCCACAACAACGACAACATCAACTACCGCAGCGACAAATACATCCACCGCGGCAACTAACTCAACTGCAGAGGGCAAATGA